Below is a window of Carassius auratus strain Wakin chromosome 50, ASM336829v1, whole genome shotgun sequence DNA.
TCTGTGTGATAAAATAATAGATTCAAATTCCCTTTCAGCTCTTCATCTAAATTGTGAGAAATACAGAGATGCTGCAAATGTGACTGATGAGCAGGCATCATCTATTGAGATGTGCACAAGACAACAGCATCAATCTTCTGCTTGGTATGCAAGTCGGACTGGAAGAATTACTGCCTCAAACATGCATGCAGTCTTTGCCACCAGTATAGAAAAGCCAGCCCTGACTGTTATTAAAAAGGTGTGCAACCCACAACACACAGTGTCAACTGTACAAACCAGATGGGGTATAGAGCATGAGATGGATGCTCAAAAGACCTACCTTCACACCAGAGCCCCACATCACACTAACCTAAAAGTCGAAAAGTGTGGTTTTATAATTAACCCCAGGTTTCCTGAAGTTGGAGCCTCTCCTGATGGACTTACAATGTGCGATTGCTGTGGGAAAGGCTGCCTTGAAGTTAAGTGTCCCTTCAAATATAGATCAAGCACCATCCAACAGGCCTTAGAAACAAAGGACAAAAACTTCTGTCTTGAGTTGTCCTATGAAAAGCTTCAGCTTAAGAAAACACACAGTTATTACACACAGATGCAGACGCAAATCTTTGTCACTGGATCCAACCACATTGACcttgctgtttggactctgaagGACTTTGTAGTCGTACGGGTCTTTCCGGACCAGGAATTCTGGGATCTACGTCTACAGAAAGCACAAAAATTCTTTGAGAAAGTTTGCCTTCCAGAGCTTATAGCAAAATATTACTCAAAGAATACACCAAAGGTACTATAAGCTCGCTTGCACAGCCAATGTAGTCTGGGTTttacactgtatatatttatatatgaaatttgttctcaacatgattgcactatataatatatatatatatttgccgtTTCTGAAGAGGTTTACAgagacatgtttacatttatcgCTGGAAAAATTAATCAGTTTGTTCTCAACATGATTGCACTGTATACAAGATATATATGAAGTTTGTTCTCAACATGATTGCACTGTATACAAGATATATATGAAGTTTGTTCTCAACATGATTGCACTGTATATGATATAAGTTTGATCTCAACATGATTGCACTttatataatagatatatatttgcagtttctgaagatgtttacatttattgcTGAAAAAATTCAAGTTGTTTTTGTACTtgcaaatttcatttttattaaaccagTTTATTTCTAAAATTCATATTGCGTCATCTGTTTTTAATAGTAGAATTTAAGTATACACATGTCATCAAAACTAATATATGTCTACAACagtaatatacatatttacaacATTAGAATTAAACACTTTTAACATGCAAATTTTTCTAGAAATTCTTATTGTGTCATCTGTTTTCAATAGAACTATTTAAGTATACAAACATGTcatcaaaatgaatatatgtcTACAACagtaatatacatatttacaacATTACAATGAAACCGTTTTAACATGCACATCTTTCATTTTCATCTGGTTTCGCAACCACACTGGGACACATGTTAAGAAGTATACAGCAAACATTCACTATCTTGTCAAGAAGTGTCATCTCCTCCCCCTCACATGGCAGTAACAAACTAATTGGTATTCTCTTATGTGTACTTGTTGCGCAAACTGCCAATCACCCTTTCAACGTGAATCCTCAGGTGTGCTATTGCACGTGTATTTTCCACATCCTTAGCGTCAAGTTGACATCTTCCTTTAGTGAACGCAGGAACTTTGACCTCTGCACACATCATCCCCACACTATCCTTGATATCAAAGCCCCGATCAGCTAGCACTAAGTCACCAGGTAACAGTTTGTTGAGAAGGCCACAGTTCTCAGTTATGTGCTTGTCAGAGGCACGCCCACCCCATCCCTTGGAAATAAATGATATGGCACCTTGTGGTGTAATACCAATGAGGTATTTCATGGTGTGTGTACCTTTGTAATGAGAAAAGGCCTGTGCCCGTGCCTTTAGATTTGATGGCCTTTCTGTGCGTATTTCAAAGCAGTCGACTATAATAGCAAcacgtttcccaaaagcttccAAAAATTGATGCGGCATTGTAGCTTGTAAGCAATGCCTCTCTGGCCAGCACACCAATGGATTAAGCCGTGCATTTAAAACATCTATGGTGTCAGTAAAGGCAGTAGAAAGAGTATTACGTGACACATGGAAGAGATGGGCAAGGTGCTGTACAGGAAGATCAAGCCTCAGACGTATGAGTGTCAACAAAAGCATTTGAAAGGATGACAACTTTTTGGTAACTGGCAGGAAAGCCTTAACAGTGGTGAACAAAGACAATAAAATTGCAAAGCATGGAATTCCTGTGTAGTACCTGACCTTATTTGTGTCACCCTTTAAGAAGTCCTCATCCATCTTTCTCTTGTTCAGCTCACACCTAAGCTCCCTGTTCTCCTGCAACAGACGGTTAACTTCTGCACTGTTGCGCTCACAGAACTGACATTCTCTTCTTTGTCTCTTAACTGGCATGTCAACTTCTGCCTGGTTTCCACCTTACTCATCCTCATCCTCTGCGGCTTCCACATCTGCCCATTCTCCACACTCATCTTCTACAGCTCCCACCTCTGCCTGGTCACCACCTGCAGCATCTGCTGCCACTTCTGCCTCTGCCTGGTCACCACCTTCCTTTTCATGTGCTGATCCCACCGGTTCTGCAG
It encodes the following:
- the LOC113067230 gene encoding uncharacterized protein LOC113067230 isoform X1 encodes the protein MPVKRQRRECQFCERNSAEVNRLLQENRELRCELNKRKMDEDFLKGDTNKVRYYTGIPCFAILLSLFTTVKAFLPVTKKLSSFQMLLLTLIRLRLDLPVQHLAHLFHVSRNTLSTAFTDTIDVLNARLNPLVCWPERHCLQATMPHQFLEAFGKRVAIIVDCFEIRTERPSNLKARAQAFSHYKGTHTMKYLIGITPQGAISFISKGWGGRASDKHITENCGLLNKLLPGDLVLADRGFDIKDSVGMMCAEVKVPAFTKGRCQLDAKDVENTRAIAHLRIHVERVIGSLRNKYT